A stretch of Acidobacteriota bacterium DNA encodes these proteins:
- a CDS encoding helix-turn-helix domain-containing protein, with the protein MKRTPVDDNEKRDIGARIKRLRKEAGLRQWQLAELIGATQPAIHMYERGVLPEPKRLLELAKIGNTTVEWILTGRHWESGSPEMPRVPREIYELAFKFRDYSEEDRESLGSALETINSTVEAIQKAEKEDFEKLSIEEIAQRIKDFSRETRRALSAALEIHYAVYKALLDQGVDRMKTSTLYDQGKEYVEDASERSEKGKGRRPVFMRANSLEAIRGHIFKLDASLLAINDILRDKELRKEFEESLTKLYAKLEGKHKKSARARGRKVAAR; encoded by the coding sequence ATGAAAAGAACCCCCGTCGACGACAACGAAAAGCGCGACATCGGCGCCCGCATCAAGCGCCTGCGAAAAGAAGCAGGGCTCCGGCAGTGGCAGCTCGCGGAGCTCATCGGAGCGACGCAACCCGCCATCCACATGTACGAGCGCGGCGTCCTTCCCGAGCCGAAGAGGCTGCTGGAGCTCGCCAAGATCGGCAACACCACGGTCGAGTGGATTCTCACCGGCCGTCACTGGGAGAGCGGTTCCCCCGAGATGCCGCGCGTCCCGCGCGAGATCTACGAGCTCGCGTTCAAGTTCCGCGACTACAGCGAGGAAGATCGCGAGTCGCTCGGATCGGCCCTCGAGACGATCAACTCGACCGTCGAGGCGATCCAGAAAGCCGAGAAGGAGGACTTCGAGAAGCTGAGCATCGAGGAAATTGCGCAGCGCATCAAGGACTTCTCCCGTGAAACGCGCCGCGCGCTGAGCGCCGCACTCGAGATCCACTACGCGGTCTACAAGGCCCTGCTCGACCAGGGCGTGGATCGGATGAAGACGTCGACCCTCTATGACCAGGGGAAGGAATACGTCGAGGACGCCTCGGAAAGATCGGAGAAGGGCAAGGGACGGCGCCCCGTCTTCATGCGCGCGAACAGCCTCGAGGCCATCCGCGGTCACATCTTCAAGCTCGATGCGTCGCTCCTCGCCATCAACGACATCCTGCGCGACAAGGAACTCCGGAAGGAATTCGAGGAGAGCCTCACGAAGCTGTACGCCAAGCTCGAAGGCAAGCACAAGAAGTCGGCGCGCGCGCGCGGACGAAAAGTCGCCGCCCGCTGA
- a CDS encoding menaquinone biosynthesis protein has protein sequence MSFLNALPYVEGFRKLPEAERPRVLLDPPFRCAERLARGEVTAALVPSIEWARLPGSRRVHDFGIASRAEVRSVLLLSKRPLDRLADVAVDANSRTSVALLRLLLARVHGVRPACHPMEANPDVMLGRCDAALLIGDAALAARVPRVEVHDLAAMWNAFTGMPFVFAVWAANDEVGARRAEPVLEAGLAAGLAGLEESAARAAFRHALSAVEILSYLTRNIHYRLGPDEAKSLDAFLGMCRDEGWIGAHWAAI, from the coding sequence CCTCCTCGATCCGCCGTTCCGCTGCGCGGAGCGGCTCGCACGGGGCGAGGTGACGGCGGCGCTCGTGCCATCGATCGAGTGGGCCAGACTCCCCGGCTCCCGCCGCGTGCATGATTTCGGCATCGCGTCGAGAGCGGAGGTGCGATCGGTCCTGCTGCTGTCGAAGCGGCCGCTCGATCGGCTGGCGGACGTCGCGGTCGACGCCAACTCGCGCACGAGCGTGGCGCTTCTGCGCCTTCTCCTCGCACGCGTCCACGGCGTCCGGCCCGCCTGTCACCCGATGGAGGCGAACCCCGACGTGATGCTCGGCCGGTGCGACGCGGCTCTGCTCATTGGGGATGCGGCGCTCGCGGCGAGGGTCCCGCGCGTCGAGGTGCACGACCTGGCGGCGATGTGGAATGCGTTCACGGGGATGCCGTTCGTCTTCGCGGTCTGGGCCGCGAACGACGAAGTCGGCGCGCGCCGCGCCGAGCCGGTTCTCGAGGCGGGCCTCGCGGCCGGGCTCGCCGGGCTCGAGGAATCGGCGGCGCGGGCCGCGTTCCGGCACGCGCTCAGCGCCGTTGAGATCCTCAGCTACCTGACGCGCAACATCCACTACCGGCTCGGACCCGACGAGGCAAAGAGCCTCGACGCATTCCTGGGGATGTGCCGCGATGAGGGCTGGATCGGCGCCCATTGGGCGGCTATTTGA
- a CDS encoding sigma-54-dependent Fis family transcriptional regulator, translating into MTPRRNCILIIEDDPFIRRELIRVFDSTYEVLEADGRDPALEILGAREVDVVLVDMHLPPDTETIDEGLRALDAVRAQAPETLVLAMSGDGDRDTCLRAAERGAYDFFTKPIDSRELQVIVRRALDRRRMDRDLTRLQTELERRYDFSALVGLSPPMECLKASIRKVADSTATVIIRGESGTGKELVARAVHFNSPRRKSAFIALNCSALPENLVEDELFGHEKGAFTGADRRREGRFEMAHGGTLFLDEIGTLTLAVQAKLLRVLESRRFERVGGKETITVDFRLVAATNQDLEEDVAARKFRQDLYYRINVVRLDLPPLRARGSDVGLLAEKFLVRFCRDNGAPARRLTEPAIASLQAYAWPGNVRELEHLMESLSLLADGEQIGPEQLPEHIVRRTHSNSAAVPSSVGEGILWESQVENFERGLLEEALRRSGGVKTEAAALLGLKKDQMKYLCRKYSL; encoded by the coding sequence ATGACCCCACGCCGGAACTGCATCCTCATCATCGAGGACGACCCCTTCATTCGCCGGGAGTTGATCCGCGTCTTCGACTCGACCTACGAGGTGCTCGAGGCCGATGGCCGCGACCCGGCCCTCGAGATCCTCGGAGCGCGCGAGGTGGATGTCGTCCTCGTCGACATGCACCTGCCGCCGGACACCGAGACGATTGACGAGGGCCTGCGCGCGCTCGACGCGGTCCGGGCCCAGGCCCCGGAGACTCTCGTGCTCGCCATGAGCGGGGACGGGGACCGCGACACGTGCCTTCGCGCGGCCGAACGTGGGGCCTACGACTTCTTCACCAAGCCGATCGACTCCCGCGAGCTCCAGGTCATCGTGCGGCGCGCGCTCGATCGCCGCCGGATGGATCGCGACCTCACCCGCCTCCAGACCGAGCTCGAACGACGTTACGATTTCTCGGCGCTCGTCGGCCTGAGCCCGCCGATGGAGTGCCTCAAGGCATCCATCCGGAAGGTCGCCGACAGCACGGCGACCGTGATCATCCGGGGGGAGAGTGGAACGGGCAAGGAGCTCGTCGCCCGCGCCGTCCATTTCAACTCCCCCCGGCGCAAGAGCGCCTTCATCGCCCTGAACTGCTCCGCCCTGCCCGAAAACCTCGTCGAGGACGAGCTGTTCGGACACGAGAAGGGGGCGTTCACGGGCGCCGATCGCCGTCGCGAGGGACGCTTCGAGATGGCGCACGGGGGCACCCTGTTCCTCGACGAGATCGGGACGCTCACCCTCGCCGTGCAGGCCAAGCTGCTCCGTGTGCTGGAGTCACGGCGGTTCGAGCGCGTCGGCGGAAAGGAGACGATCACCGTCGACTTCCGTCTCGTCGCGGCGACCAACCAGGATCTCGAGGAGGACGTGGCCGCCCGCAAGTTCCGGCAGGACCTCTACTACCGGATCAACGTCGTGAGGCTCGATCTGCCCCCTCTCCGCGCGCGCGGATCCGACGTGGGGCTCCTCGCGGAGAAGTTCCTCGTCAGGTTCTGCCGCGACAACGGCGCGCCGGCCCGCCGGCTGACCGAGCCGGCGATCGCGTCCCTCCAGGCGTACGCCTGGCCGGGAAACGTCCGCGAGCTCGAGCACCTGATGGAAAGCCTCTCGCTGCTGGCCGATGGAGAGCAGATCGGCCCCGAGCAGCTTCCGGAGCACATCGTGCGCCGGACCCATTCGAATTCCGCCGCCGTCCCGTCCAGTGTCGGCGAGGGAATCCTCTGGGAGAGTCAGGTGGAGAACTTCGAGCGAGGGCTGCTCGAGGAGGCCCTCCGCCGCTCCGGCGGCGTCAAGACCGAGGCCGCCGCTCTGCTGGGTCTCAAGAAGGACCAGATGAAGTACCTCTGCCGGAAGTACAGCCTCTGA